A stretch of DNA from Pseudomonas sp. HN11:
GCAGATAGGCGATGACGGTGGCGTCATGCACCGGGCCGCCTGGAATGCCGTAGTGTTCCATGTCGCCCTTGACGTATTCGTTAAGAATATCGCCCACCACCTTGCTCGCGTTGTTCTTGATGTCGGCGATCTTTTTCAGGCGCGCCTCGCTGGTCAGTACCTTGTGGGTCACGTCCAGCGGCAGATAGGTCAGCTTGACGCCACTCTTGAGCACAATCTCGGCCGCAACCGGGTCAGCGAACAGATTGAATTCCGCCACGGGCGTGATATTGCCGCCATTGAAGTGCGCGCCGCCCATCACCACCACTTCCTTGATGCCTTGGGTGATTTCCGGCGCCTGGGTCAGCGCCAGCGCCAGGTTGGTCTGCGGGCCGAGCATGGCGATGGTGATGCTGTGAGGCTTGGCGGTGGTCAAGGTCTTGATGAGGTAATCAACGGCATTGCCATCAGCCAGGCCCTTCTTGGGCTCATGCACGGTGACGCCGGAAATGCCTTCCTTGCCGTGGATATTCTCGGCGTAGATCGGCTTGCGCAACAGTGGCG
This window harbors:
- a CDS encoding nucleoside hydrolase; its protein translation is MQRGLPTLKNLFRSVLLLSALTAASAQAAEKVDLIIDTDPGADDVVALLFAMASPDELNIRALTTVAGNVRLDKTSRNARLAREWAGREEIPVYAGAPAPLLRKPIYAENIHGKEGISGVTVHEPKKGLADGNAVDYLIKTLTTAKPHSITIAMLGPQTNLALALTQAPEITQGIKEVVVMGGAHFNGGNITPVAEFNLFADPVAAEIVLKSGVKLTYLPLDVTHKVLTSEARLKKIADIKNNASKVVGDILNEYVKGDMEHYGIPGGPVHDATVIAYLLKPSLFSGRQANMVVDSREGPTFGQTIVDWYDGLKQEKNVFWVENGDAQGFFDLLTERLARLK